In Motacilla alba alba isolate MOTALB_02 chromosome 21, Motacilla_alba_V1.0_pri, whole genome shotgun sequence, the following are encoded in one genomic region:
- the LOC119710604 gene encoding uncharacterized protein LOC119710604, with translation MGVGLKDGSLWTFCLTHGAGGQSYRPPHPRNIPGILMSSGTGAWGVESPCRRDTARVTPRTLSFSWLGYTGILLPGIPCFKGQDWGDPLSWGSVQEGFGVQPKTIFVEVLRPARHVLQGGTGWRGRTWDILPTDTGNVWFISVPCSVPSKQCSEHVSSHLLLAPCFSLDGSLKPILVVETSVSQHRGDRDAEIFGKAKGESCKDMLEVLVWPTHELQPTLKKNLHLRRQQEFHLCLSQALGQRLSGLAVVSPVVGFPLPYGTGLFLCCAVCPDTDSSMKTCFMKTSMSEFLVLLRKGWLDTASGV, from the exons atggGTGTAGGGTTGAAGGACGGGTCCCTATGGACCTTCTGCCTGACGCATGGGGCTGGGGGACAATCCTACAGACCCCCACACCCACGAAACATCCCAGGGATACTGATGAGCTCTGGGACAGGAGCGTGGG GTGTGGAGTCACCCTGCCGaagggacactgccagggtCACACCCAGGACCCTCTCTTTTAGCTGgctgggatatactgggattcttctgcccgggattCCCTGTTTCAAAGGACAGGATTGGGGGGACCCTTTATCCTGGGGCTCTGTTCAGGAGGGATTTGGAGTCCAGCCTAAAACCATCTTTGTAGAGGTTCTACGTCCAGCTAGGCATGTCCTGCAGGGGGGCACAGGATGGAGGGGCAGGACCTGGGACATTCTCCCCACAGACACAGGGAATGTGTGGTTCatttctgtgccctgctctgtgccctcaAAGCAGTGCTCTGAGCATGTGTCCTCTCACCTTCTCCTTGCCCCTTGTTTCTCCTTGGATGGTTCCTTAAAGCCCATCCTGGTGGTGGAAACATCCGTgagccagcacagaggggacCGGGATGCTGAAATCTTTGGGAAGGCCAAAGGAGAGAGTTGTAAGGACATGCTGGAAGTTTTGGTTTGGCCCACACATGAGCTCCAGCCAACCTTGAAAAAGAACCTTCATTTGAGGAGGCAACAGGAGTTTCATTTGTGTTTGTCCCAAGCTTTGGGGCAAAGGCTGTCTGGACTTGCTGTTGTTTCTCCAGTTGTTGGGTTTCCTCTGCCTTATGGAACAGgacttttcctgtgctgtgcagtgtgTCCTGACACAGATTCATCCATGAAAACTTGTTTTATGAAGACCAGCATGAGCGAATTCCTGGTGCTATTAAGAAAGGGATGGCTGGACACTGCCTCTGGGGTGTAG
- the PLEKHM2 gene encoding LOW QUALITY PROTEIN: pleckstrin homology domain-containing family M member 2 (The sequence of the model RefSeq protein was modified relative to this genomic sequence to represent the inferred CDS: deleted 1 base in 1 codon) — protein MEPAEVKDRILENISLSVKKLQSYFAACEDETPAIRNHDKVLQRLCEHLDHALLYGLQDLSSGYWVLVVHFTRREAIKQIEVLQHVATNLGRSRAWLYLALNENSLESYLRLFQENLSLLHKYYVKNALVCSHDHLTLFLTLVSGLEFIRFDLDLDAPYLDLAPYMPDYYKPQHLLDFEERLPSSVHGSDSLSLNSFNSVTSTNLEWDDSAIAPSSEDYDFGDVFPTMQTMPSRDWEDGDLTDTLSCPRSAASEANGGRAAARSPTQRHNPFNQDRAEAPSSADTTPVHAASRDKAEATPEGTDQSESCTELEVIRLAKKKKTGKKKKVKPEEAVNSPAPAAPEASGDSGINGLSDGEEPPRDGEGDREEPPRDGSAAPGGPEEGGERATLGPLALRIPEMKDTSMESVGQPLSKVMDRLNGQLDPGGWNVALEPPGQPFRTGTPGETPDGSSSGDFSEGISAPMDFYRFTVESPNAAAPGGGHHDPPGPGQPSHVSGSPEAPEEEESTEGEAAGAVEESERASVEPQTSQTETTNSQALCEPKKEQPSPSPSSAEDSGVEEGQGSPSELTHPSEFRVDNNHLLLLMIHVFRENEEQLFRMIRMSTGHMEGNLQLIYVLLTDCYVYLIRKGAAEKPYMVEEAVSYNELDYISVGLDQQTVTLVCTNRRKQFLLDTADVALTEFFLVSLKSAMIKGCREPPYPSILTDATMEKLALAKFVAQESKCEACNVVVRFYGLVHWEDPMDEALGPSSSSGSSAEHAVTKDGILHYKAGTSYLGKEQWKPCFVVLSNGILYQYPDRTDVTPLLSINMGGEQCGGCRRSNTTDRPHSFQVILTDRPSLELSAENEEDMADWMQYFCQAVSKGVIPQGVAPTPCVPCCLVLTDEKAFTCHEDCQTSFFRSLGTAELTDVTAVSTEAGKEYCILEFAQDSKEFLPPWVLYFSCTTELERFLSALNVAWRNIYQVDLQHKAILDAAVKKKCEDAQSLIDSAWQRSDSLCRGRAERDPWC, from the exons ctgcagagctaCTTTGCTGCCTGTGAAGATGAGACACCGGCCATCAGAAACCATGACAAGGTCCTGCAGCGGCTCTGTGAACACCTGGACCACGCTCTGCTCTACGG aCTGCAAGATCTCTCCTCGGGGTACTGGGTGCTGGTGGTTCACTTCACGCGCCGGGAAGCCATCAAACAGATCGAAGTGCTGCAGCACGTGGCCACCAACCTGGGACGCA GCCGGGCCTGGCTATACCTTGCCCTTAACGAAAATTCTTTGGAGAGCTACTTGAGGCTGTTCCAGGAGAACCTCAGCCTGCTGCACAAGTACTACGTCAA GAACGCCCTGGTCTGCAGTCACGACCATCTGACCTTGTTCTTAACACTGGTGTCTGGACTGGAGTTCATCCGCTTTGACTTGGACCTG gatgCTCCATACCTGGATCTGGCCCCGTACATGCCGGATTACTACAAGCCTCAGCACCTGCTGGACTTCGAGGAGCGCCTGCCCAGCTCCGTGCACGGCTCCGACAGCCTCTCCCTCAACTCCTTCAACTCTGTCACCTCCACCAACCTGGAATGGGACGACAGTGCCATTGCTCCATCCAGTGAGG ATTATGATTTTGGAGATGTCTTTCCAACAATGCAGACCATGCCCAGCAGAGACTGGGAAG ACGGGGACCTGACGGACACGCTCAGCTGCCCGCGCTCCGCCGCCTCGGAGGCCAACGGCGGCAGGGCCGCGGCCAGGAGCCCCACGCAGCGCCACAACCCCTTCAACCAGGACAGGGCCGAGGCGCCGTCCTCTGCCGACACCACGCCGGTGCACGCGGCTTCCCGGGACAAGGCAGAGGCCACCCCCGAGGGAACGGACCAGTCCGAGAGCTGCACGGAGCTGGAGGTCATCAG GTTAgccaagaagaagaagacaggcaagaagaagaaggtgaagcCTGAGGAGGCAGTGAACAGCCCGGCGCCCGCAGCGCCCGAGGCCAGCGGGGACAGCGGCATCAACGGGCTCAGCGACGGGGAGGAGCCACCGAGGGACGgggaaggggacagggaggagCCGCCGAGGGACGGCTCCGCTGCCCCGGGCGGGCCGGAGGAGGGCGGGGAGCGAGCTACCCTTGGCCCGCTGGCCCTGCGAATCCCCGAGATGAAGGACACGTCCATGGAGAGCGTGGGGCAGCCCCTGAGCAAGGTCATGGACAGGCTCAACGGGCAGCTGGACCCCGGGGGCTGGAATGTGGCCCTGGAG CCCCCCGGGCAGCCCTTTCGGACCGGCACGCCAGGGGAGACCCCGGATGGATCGTCCTCTGGCGACTTTAGCGAGGGGATTTCAGCCCCCATGGACTTCTACCGATTTACCGTCGAGAGTCCAAACGCTGCTGCACCAGGTGGTGGCCACCATGACCCTCCAGGGCCTGGCCAACCGTCACATGTTTCTGGTAGCCCTGAGGCtcctgaagaagaagaaagcacagagggagaagcagctggggCAGTAGAGGAGTCTGAAAGGGCAAGTGTTGAACCTCAAACTAGCCAGACTGAAACCACCAACTCGCAGGCTCTCTGTGAGCCCaagaaggagcagcccagcccttccccgAGCAGCGCTGAGGACTCTGGTGtggaggaagggcagggcagcccctcGGAGCTGACCCATCCCTCTGAGTTCAG GGTGGATAACAACCATCTCCTCCTGCTGATGATCCATGTCTTTCGGGAGAACGAGGAGCAGTTGTTCAGG ATGATCCGAATGAGCACAGGGCACATGGAAGGGAACCTGCAGCTGATCTACGTCCTGCTGACAGATTGCTACGTGTACCTGATCCGGAAAG ggGCAGCGGAGAAGCCGTACATGGTGGAGGAGGCCGTGTCCTACAACGAGCTCGATTACATCTCG GTTGGGCTGGATCAGCAGACGGTGACCCTGGTGTGCACCAACCGGAGGAAGCAGTTCCTGCTGGACACGGCCGACGTGGCTCTCACCGA GTTCTTCCTGGTCTCCTTGAAGTCAGCCATGATCAAAGGGTGCCGGGAGCCCCCTTATCCCAGTATCCTCACTGATGCCACCATGGAGAAACTGGCACTTGCCAAGTTTGTGGCACAGGAGTCCAAGTGTGAG GCCTGCAACGTGGTTGTGCGTTTCTATGGCCTCGTTCACTGGGAGGACCCCATGGATGAGGCGCTGggcccctccagcagcagcggCTCCTCTGCGGAACACGCCGTCACCAAGGATGGCATCCTGCACTACAAGGCAGGCACCTCCTACCTGGGCAAGGAGCAGTGGAAGCCCTGCTTCGTGGTGCTCAg CAACGGGATCTTGTACCAGTACCCAGATCGCACGGACGTCACCCCTCTGCTCTCCATCAACATGGG CGGCGAGCAGTGCGGGGGATGCCGGCGTTCCAACACCACCGACCGGCCCCACTCCTTCCAGGTGATCCTGACGGACCGGccctccctggagctgagcGCCGAGAACGAGGAGGACATGGCAGACTGGATGCAGTACTTCTGCCAGGCTGTCTCCAAAGGG GTGATCCCCCAGGGTGTTGCCCCGACGCCGTGCGTTCCCTGCTGCCTGGTGCTGACGGACGAGAAGGCTTTCACGTGCCACGAGGACTGCCAGACCAGCTTCTTCCGCTCGCTGGGCACCGCGGAGCTGACTGATGTCACTGCCGTCTCCACGGAGGCCGGCAAGGAGTACTGCATCCTG GAGTTTGCTCAGGACAGCAAGGAGTTCCTGCCCCCCTGGGTCCTTTATTTTAGTTGCACTACGGAACTGGAGAGGTTCCTGTCAGCACTGAACGTCGCGTGGAGGAACATCTACCAG GTTGATCTCCAGCACAAGGCCATTCTGGATGCTGCTGTGAAGAAGAAATGTGAGGATGCCCAGAGCCTCATTGACAGCGCCTGGCAGCGCAGCGACAGCCTCTGCCGGGGACGGGCCGAGCGGGACCCCTGGTGTTAa